The Helianthus annuus cultivar XRQ/B chromosome 15, HanXRQr2.0-SUNRISE, whole genome shotgun sequence genomic sequence aattattataaaaataatacaaatattaatgTGATACCTCCTTTATTTGAAACGGATTGCCCGGAGTAGATGGTTCATAATCATCCTACAGTGGTGTGTTACGGGGCTCATAACCGTATCCACCGTATTCTCCGTATCCACCGTAGCCTCCATATCCaccgtatccaccttcaccccccatatctatcgtatccactgtatccaccttcaccccgTATCTaccgtatccaccttcacccccgtatccaccgtaacccccgtatccaccttcaccccgTATCCGTAACccgataataataataaaataacaataataataatattaattattattattattattattattattattattattattattattataatatttataacaacaacaacataattctaacaacaataaaaataattattataaaaataatacaaatattaatgTGATACCTCCTTTATTTGAAACGGATTGCCCGGGGTAGATGGTTCATAATCATCCTACAGTGGTTTGTTACGGGGCTCATAACCGTATCCACCGTATTCTCCGTATCCACCGTagcctccgtatccaccgtatccaccttcacccccatatctatcgtatccactgtatccaccttcacccccgtatccaccgtatccacctTCACCACCGTGTgcaccttcacccccgtatccaccttcacccccgtatccgTAACCCAGATACGATTACTGCGTcgggtaatatggttcatcaacaggtgcagTCTCAGCACCGTATCCACTTTGTTGCACGTACGGAGATTCATACCCGTATCCGTAATTCGGATACACTTGATGCGCCGAGTAATTTGGTACATCAACAGGTGGAGTGGGAGTCTCGTTCAAGTCTGGCAACTGTGttttttgatcaacagggactccagacacaacctcctcctcctcatttGCATCCTTTGCTCCCTATGTGTTGTTAGAATAGCGATTACTGAAATAATTATCGTTCCAAAATGATAACATTTTAACAATATTGAACAAAAAACAGAACAAATGATTTTAGTTTGCtattgaagaagaagatgaaaaacaGAATATAAGATGGATTCGAAGGGAAGCAGAGATGCATGGATAAATAGACTTTCAAATTTACTGAACTACGCAGCGTATAGCTCTCTACTCCCCGTATTGCTTTATTCACGTGCCTAGACAACATCGTATCAGTGTCAAATCAGACTGACATACGCTGCGTAGAGATCCATACGCTGCGTATGTCAGACTGATTTGACATGGTACGAGGTTTGACTGTCTGGTCGTGTACCTACCCCAAACATACGCTGCATAGAGACCTCTACGCAACGTATGTAAACCCTAAGTGTGTAGATAGCCTGCCAAGGTGTGCAAATAGTTAGAGCCTTGAAAAAGTTATCCGTTAGAACAGTAACTGTTTAAAAAATTAGCCATTTGAATAATAACCTTTGAAAAAAAGTCGTTAAAACAGTAACCGTTTGAAAACAAAGTCGTTGGAGCAGTAAcctgaaaaaatatatattaatatttagatAACTTTATAGATGGAAAATTAATATTtagataattaaaaaaaatcttttatcaagtatttaaaattaaaaaaaacaattaatgtataaataatatataaaaggaaaatgaaaaaaaaaaaacacctcaCTTTCTTCCCCGGTCTCTGGTGTCACCTCCCATTTCCCATTGTAAAAAAAGCCTGGATCCGTGGGTTGACTAGGTTCCCCATGACCATGAGTGGTAGCCTAGTATCGCCAACAGTATTAGACTCATTCTTCGAGGCTTGAAACTAATGGACGTTATTGTTATGAGTCTACTATTTATTTTGTATTGTGATGTTAATTGATTGCGTGTTCTTGTTTGGTGTTTATGCATATGTCGACTATGTTAATATTTTGAGAGAGTCACCATACTAACATTTAAATGCATCTTaacattatttatttttaaaatttaaatataaaattGTTTTCATTAAAATGAGAAAATTACTCACCAACAAGTTTGTTTAcccaaaatatatttttctaacgtgGTGCAGGTAATCAAGGTCGATGATTCGAGTGAAGAGGTCACGTAGCATGGGCATTaggaaaataaattgaaaaaCTTATGGCATGTTTTGTTTTTGAACGTTGTATGAACAATTTCTGAATATTATAAGTTATGTGACAACTTAATTGGATGTGCTTTAAAAATTGTAACTTTAAATAGTGTCATGAGCTATGGGCAATCAGTCTGCCCCGTACTAATCCACTGggggtcagggtgtgacaatgtgTTCGTCATCGTGAGTGGTGAGGATTCCGACGAGGGATCGGAACAGCTCCGATACCCTTGATAgggcagaagaagaagaagaaaacttGAGACAATGAAGGAAAACTAATTTCTAAATGAATCAGATGTTAGCGATGATACTAGGTTAAAAACCAAACCATAATTCCAAGTTTACAGAAGACATTCAATTAAACACCAAAAGGCCACAATGGTCCCTCAAACATGCAAAAAgataataaacaaaaataaaagtaaatgaGACCAGCTTGTTCGTATCATACTTCTAACATACCCATACTTTTGAAAATACCTGTTAATGTCAATGCAACTATACCATGCCTGGGGGCCTGTTTTGAGGCCATATCAGGCCTTGTGAAGTCGGTACACCTTACTTTCTTGTCCTTTTAATTTGAACCAGGAGGTTGTTTCAGATACACCTCTTCCTGTACTGGACCATTTAAAAAAGCGGATTTAACATCAAATTGATAAACTAACCAACCGTTTTACTGCGAGAGAAAGCACAACTCGTATAGTTTCAAATTTTGCCACCGGGGAAAATGTATCCTCAAAGTTGATCCCATGTTCTTGAGCATAATCCTTTGCCACAAGACGGGATTTGTATTTGTTAACTTGCCCATTGGAGtaaagtttggttttgaaaaccCATTTCAACCCGATTGCGTTTTTGTCACTAGGTAAGTTGGTGATTGTCCACATATTGTGTTTCGCCTAGGCATGCAATTCTTCTTCTATTGCCATCGTCCACTTTTCCTTTACAATTGCCTCTTCAAATGTGCTTGGCCCGGTAACACTCAAAGTGAATTGACACGAATCAATTAACTCAGTTGTATTTTCATAAAGATCAATTAATGTTCCCACAGGTGTTGTACGACTTTCTTGGGAACTTGGTTCTGTGTTGTTTGCGAGTCCGATGGTGTCACCTGACTAACATTCATGTCATGCACAATTTGTTTACTTGTTTCTTGATCACCTTTGGGTTCTGGATCTTCCCATTTAGCTAACTCTAGACATTTGATATCTTTGCTTGTAATAATCTTTTTTGTGACAGGATTATAAAGATGGTAACCGAAGTCGTTAGGAGAATAACCAATAAGAATAACATTTTTCAATTTAGCATCTAATTTCTTTCTAAGTTGTTTAGGTTTAAGTGCATATGCCACACACATGAAAACCTGTAAACGACTTGCATCGACTTTCGATCATAACAAAGTTCTAAGGGTGTCTTGTCTTGGACTGCTGTAGTAGGGGAcatcttcaaaatatataaattacaGTGGCCACAACTTCTGCCCAATACTCGTCACCCAAATTCTTCGCTTCAATCATACTCTTGGCCATTTCTTGGATACTTCGGTTAACTATTGACTCGCAAATTATAAAGCAAAGACCCAGTACTTCTAGCATGTGACATAATTAAATAAAGCTAACATGATTTGAATTATTCCAACAACTTGGACACGTTGAATCAAACTTCACCATTGGTGTTGCTGCAATATACGTACCAAGTTTCTTTCACTCTAAACAATCCAATGTGTGATACGATTTGTGATGAAGTCAGATTCTTTCTTTTAGTTGGATTTCGAGTGTGGACAAAAAGGAAATATTAATTGGCTCGAATGGATTTGCAACTCGCATCCTTCACCCCTCCCATCATTCTAATCTCTAATCTGTTTAGCAACTTGCAAGCAGGGGCGGAACTATAGTTATAGGAGTCGTAGCACGGGATACGACTCAACCTCGTATTCGGAGTGTTTTTTTCCCGGTTTTATACGAAGGATACCCCTAACAAAAAAAtaggatacttgatattactaaaATCACATTTTTTTATAAGCCCAAACATTTTTTATAACCCGAAAACTTGTAGAATAATTAAGCCCGAATGATAAAATAAGCCCAAATTAACAATAATAGAATTGATAGGAGGCCCAATTGGTAAATAAAAAAACTTAGCCCAATTGGTGATAGAATTGAAAAGCGGCAATTTAGAAAACCAAACGTTGAAGAAGTATCTGTGTCGAACAAAAGCCAGTGACTCTGCTGGAATCGTCCCTGCTGAAGCTTGTTGTTGAATCGTCTGTGCTGCTGAAGCCTACTTGAATCGTCCCTGATGTTAACTGTTTGATCGTCCCTGTTGTTTGACTGAAATCGACGTCGTTGACCGGCGTTGACCGATTGGGTTCGACATAGGGATGAGCGTGGTACCGGTACCTGTATCGaaaataccgataccgaaatttgccaaaaatgggtaccggtaccgaaatatTCGGTACGggaccggtatttgaaggtaaaattcggtattttacTGGTACTGTACCGAcccggtaccgataccgaaaatgccaaaaagtagataccggtaccgaaaaaatcCAGTACGGAAAATTCGGTAcacggtacggtaccggtacccagtaccaAATGGTGTTCCCTAGTTTGACATAATTTGTAAGTTTTTATGTCCTTTGATATCTTGTTTAGTGAGTttatatatatagaatcatactTTGTATATTTGTTAGGGTTTATGACAATATTTGTTAGGTTTAAGACTAAATTAATTAGGTATTTGTTTATGATTGCACGATAAAAAAAATCGGGATACCCCTAAAGTAATGGGCTAGCTCCGCCACTGCTTTCAAGTGTACATGTTAAAATGAAAATTCTATATTATATTGTTCCCGTTGTTGCTAACCAACTTTTGGGCTAATTACAGCCGTAGAAAGTCATCAACTTTTAATCTCAGCCGTTTAAAGTCTCTAATTTCCTTCTAGAAGCAGCGGTTCTCGGCAGTTCAGCACTCTCTCACCCATGATCTTGCGGTTTTCTGCAGTTTATCAAGATGTACCAATCAGAAATGCAGGTTGCAATGAGGTTTAAAATGTGTTCCTTATTTTCAGGGAGTTAGTGGGGTAGTGGACACTTAACTGCATTTTTTGGTGCCTATATAATACAAGTTCAGGTAGTGTAATCTTCTGAATTTTTTTCGCTCTTCCTGTATTCATACAGCAACACATCTGCAGCAATGGATATCTCGGATGACTTCGTGGACATTTATGAAGACGATCAGCCTGCAAAGAAAGTAAGTTGGAATGTAAATTATTAGTTAGCAAAGCATGTGGATGGTTTCTAATTGTTTGTGAATTGCACCAAATATTTAGTCTTCTAATATATGGTAGCAATTGTAATTTTTTCAGCTGGGTTTTGATGCAATGACACCGAAGAAGAATCAAATATGCAGCCCAATGAAAGATTCTCCGAAGGTAACGTTTTAAGTCACAACTAATGTATAAAAATTGTTTTGATATTTAGTCTGATTTGTTAAATTCTATCAATTTATTGTTTCAGACGGACAGTGGAAGTGTAGAGATCATTTCATATGGACAGTATTTTAGTCCATTCAAATCTGAAATGCATAGGGAGGTTATTGAACAGgtggtgtttttttttaaataaagttttcattgcataagtGCATAATGATTGTTTCACACCTATATGTTTTGTTAAAATGTATTATACTAATGTTTTTAGTTCTTGTAGTTTCAGAACATAGAAAAACAAGCTAAAAGAAAGCATGCGCTCCTAACTTGGAAATGGGATGAGGTCATTGATATTACCCAAAGTGAAGATTCGAATGGTCAGAAAGATGATTCTAAGGCAAAACAACAAGATGATTTGGAGTCTGAGTTAAGTGATACAGCAGACTCTTTGGATAGTCCATTGAAAAGATCAAAGATTCCACGTATATCTAAAAATTGCAACGATCATGTTGGATGGGTTGAATTTTAAGTTTACTCAGTTTAAGTCCTGTTTGTCATAGTCATCTTTTATGTTTTGCCTTTCAAGTCAGTGTTTGTTAAGGTTTGTTTGTTCATCTATTTTTAGTTTAAATGTAGTTTCCttttttcaatttatttttctatgttttatttgTTAACTATATTACTTATTACATATATGTTGATGATTAattgtttatttaataataaacatttctgttatgaaaaaaaaaaagaaaatataggTAGTGGTTTTCACCAAtttgtatgtatgtttataaAGGTTAAAtcttcttttactttcaaaatacGTAAATAAAATTCCAGATATGCATAACTATAAGTAGTTACACATAAGTCATAG encodes the following:
- the LOC110909567 gene encoding uncharacterized protein LOC110909567 isoform X3 yields the protein MDISDDFVDIYEDDQPAKKLGFDAMTPKKNQICSPMKDSPKTDSGSVEIISYGQYFSPFKSEMHREVIEQFQNIEKQAKRKHALLTWKWDEVIDITQSEDSNGQKDDSKAKQQDDLESELSDTADSLDSPLKRSKIPRISKNCNDHVGWVEF
- the LOC110909567 gene encoding uncharacterized protein LOC110909567 isoform X2 — translated: MDISDDFVDIYEDDQPAKKVSWNLGFDAMTPKKNQICSPMKDSPKTDSGSVEIISYGQYFSPFKSEMHREVIEQNIEKQAKRKHALLTWKWDEVIDITQSEDSNGQKDDSKAKQQDDLESELSDTADSLDSPLKRSKIPRISKNCNDHVGWVEF
- the LOC110909567 gene encoding uncharacterized protein LOC110909567 isoform X1; protein product: MDISDDFVDIYEDDQPAKKVSWNLGFDAMTPKKNQICSPMKDSPKTDSGSVEIISYGQYFSPFKSEMHREVIEQFQNIEKQAKRKHALLTWKWDEVIDITQSEDSNGQKDDSKAKQQDDLESELSDTADSLDSPLKRSKIPRISKNCNDHVGWVEF